The genomic window GCCATCAACCTCACCAGCTGGGAAAAAATTGCGTCTTTTGAACAGGTTCTGGCAGTAACAGCCATCCGCATCGGAAACATTATGCTGATTCTCTGTGTCCTGCATTACACCAATATCTTCACCCTCTATTTCCTCAGAAAAAATCTAACCTAAAAATAAACTATTATGACAGCAACCATCCTAACCACCGCAACGTACAATTTTTCAGCGTACATGATTTATTTGCCGATCGTCATTACACTAACGGTCTTTGTATCACAGTTTCTTTTTCAAAATTCAAAGACATTCATGATCGATATTTTTCATCAGAAGGAAGACATCGCGATGGCCACCAATTCATTGTTCAAGATCGGATTTTATCTGCTGAATATGGGATTTGCACTCTGTATTATTGAATTTTATGAAATTCATACACTTGAGAGTCTCGTTGTCGATATGAGCGAGAAAATCGGCAAGTTCTCCATCTATCTCGGGATCATGATGCTTCTCAATCTGCTCCTGTTCCTGAAAGGCCGTAAACACGCCATGAATAAAGAGAAAATGATCAAAAATGAAACTGCTGAGATGTAAATTCCGGATCGTATAAAACTTGCAATAGGAAACAAATCCACCCCTGTAGATAAGCTAATTTTTAAAACCTGCAGCCATGAAAACTTTTTTAAAGATCGATTATTATTTACAGCTCACCGTATTTCTTACCTATATCTTATTTGGAATAACCTACGGATTTTTTAAAAATAAATTATTTACCGTATGGATTGCCTTTTATTTTGTTGTAGGCGGATTTCAGCTGGTCAGTTACATCATCAGGATCTTTATAGGCTCCTGGAATGACCTTTTTATCAGATTTTACGGCTTTATGATTGTACCGATCTGGATCGTATTGCTTTTTGACAGATTGGGGATCACTATCGATATGCTTTCTTTTATTCCTGCCTATGGTTTGCTGACCAGCCCTTTTTTATCAATTACTTACCTGTTATATTGCAGGGAGAAATTTAAATATTATACAGTACAGCTTTAAAAATTTTCACACTTAAAATAGCAGAGCCATGAAAACTCTTTTAACATATGACCTGAGAATCCAGCAGACCCTGATCCTGCTTTTTATTGCCTCCATATTAACAGCACTTCTGCTGAAGCAGGAATATATGATGGTGGTACTTATTGTTGAATTTTTCCTGATCGCATTCTTTCAGTATGTTCTGAACACGATAAAATTCTGTAATGTCCGCTACATAAAAACAGCCTCAAGAAAGATTTACATTGTTGCATCGACCTATGTTGTCATCGGTTTTTTGATTTGGATCCTGATGTGCATGTTATCGCTGCCACCACTGGATTTGGATGAGACCATCGGAAATATCTTTGGATATACGGTAATTTCCTGGACGGTGCTTTCCCCGGTTCTCATACTGCAGTCGTTATCGATAAGCTTCTCCGATAATGAAGACACAAAAAAATATAATACTTAAGAAATGTTTAAAATCCATTTGGAAACGGTAATCCATGCCGACATCTATAAAGTTTTTGATCTGGCCCGGGATATCGACCTTCATCAGAAATCAACTTTCCGGACGGGTGAAAAAGCCATTGCCGGAAGAACGTCAGGGCTGATCTGGCAGGGCGAAACCGTTACTTGGAAAGCCCGGCATTTGGGTATTGTGCAGACTTTAACCACAAAAATCGTAACCATGCAGAAACCTGATCATTTCACCGATGTCATGCTGCAAGGTGCTTTCAGATCCATGAAACACCAGCATCTTTTCAGGCACGAAGGCAAAAATACCATCATGACCGATATTTTTGAGTTTGAATCTCCGTTCGGAATCATCGGCAAAATTTTCAATACCCTGTTCCTCAGGAATTACATGAAAAAATTCCTCCTGGAAAGAAACCGGCTTATCAAAAGCACTGCAGAATCAGTGGATTTGTTTGATAAAAAACCAACCTATATTAAATAATGAAATTATGAACTTTTTAAAAGCTGAGTGGCGAAAGCTGGCCACCATTAATTATGAGATAAATCCCTCACTTCTTTTACCCTATCTGCCGGTAGGAACGCAGCTGGATCATTATCAGGGAAAATGTTACGTAAGTTTGGTAGGATTCATGTTTTTGAACACAAAACTGCTCGGATTTTCTGTTCCGTTTCACAGGAATTTCGAGGAAGTGAATCTGAGGTTCTATGTAAAGAAAAAAGAAGGTGATTTATGGAAAAGAGGAGTGGTCTTCATTAAGGAAATTGTTCCGAAGCCCGCCCTGAGCCTGATTGCAAATTCAGTATACAAAGAAAATTATACAACAAGACCGATGAAAAATAGAATTGATCAGAAAGAGGAAGGGCTGTTAATAAAATATTCCTGGAAAGATAAAACCTGGCATTCGATAAGCATAACCGCGGAAAATATTCCTTTGCCCATGAAACCGGATACGGAATTTGAATTTATTACCGAACATTATTTTGGCTTTACAAAAAGAGAAGATAAAACTTCGGAATATGAAGTCTGCCATCCGAAATGGGAATACTACGAAGTAAAAAGCCATGATTTGAGGGTCGATTTTGAAACCCTTTACGGAAAAGATTTCGAGTGTCTAAATCATCAGCAGCCTGTTTCGGTAATGCTGGCGGAAGGTTCTGAAATACAAGTGAAACAAAAAGGGCCTGCAGAGATAATTAATGATTAAACAAAAAGGAGTAACCCGACTTAAAAAAATAAAAACTGATGCAAATTTTAATGATTTTTGTGTCGATTTTTAAGGGAACAAAGTAAAGTGGCAGAACTGCTAATCAAGTGTGCACATGATACATACGCTTCATAAATCAGCTTGATGATACTTCCTTTGCCTGCTTAGTAATATGCTTTATGAAAAGAAAAATTCGCGTCTGAAAAATGTAACCTGGTTTTGAATGATCGTAAATTTTGAACCTTGAACCTTGAACCTTGAACTTTGAATCTTAAACCTTAAACTTTAAACCCGCTCTTCATGAAAATCATCATTGCCGCCGGAACTGGCTTCCTTGGAAAAAATCTCGAATAATACTTTACTGCCAAAGGCCATCAGGTCTATATCCTGACGCGGAACCCAAAGCGCAGGAACGAATTTCACTGGGATGCCAACACTTTGGGTGACTGGAAGAACCTGCTTGAAAATGCCGATGTGTTGATCAACCTAGCCGGAAAATCTGTCGATTGCCGGTACACGCCAAAAAACAGGCAGGAAATTTATGATTCCCGGCTTAACAGTACAAAAGTCCTGCAGCAGGCCGTTGACCAATGCAGGTCTAAACCGAAAGTCTGGATGAATGCCAGTTCGGCCACCATCTACATCCATTCCGAAACTCATCTGAATACGGAAGAAAACGGAATTATCGGCGACGATTTTTCCATGAACATCTGCAAGAGCTGGGAGCAGGTATTTTTTAAAACAACAACCGAAGAGGTAAGGAAAGTGGCTTTACGGACTTCCATTGTGTTGGGGAACAACGGCGGTGCTTTCTCCAAGCTGAAAACCCTTACGAAAGTCGGGCTGGGCGGAAAGCAGGGCCGGGGAAACCAAAAGGTGAGCTGGATCCACATTCATGATTTCTGCAAAGCGGTGGAATATGGGATAGATCATCACGATTTATCAGGTCCGGTTAATGTAACCGCTCCGAATCCGCTTTCCAATGAAAGCTTTATGAAAGAATTGAGACGGGAAATGAACATTCCTTTCGGTCTGAACGCTTCGGCCTGGCAGCTGGAAATCGCTTCGGCGATTGTAAGGACTGAAACGGAACTTCTCCTGAAGAGCCGGAATGTCTATCCGGATAAATTACTGAAAAACGGTTTTGAATTTACTTATCCCAAACTTGAAACCGCACTGCAAGATCTGGTTTGATTCAATTATTTTAGACGTATTGAAGTTTGCAATCTTACCGCCCGGAACGGTGTCATATTGAAAATTATCAAGGTAAAAACCTCTGAATAAGAATGTACGAATAGGTTTGTAGCCCATTTAAAGCGAACTATATTTACAAAAATAAAATTAACGCAAAGCTTGATGAAGGTTCTGCATATTTTAAAGGAGCAAAGTAAAGCGGCAAAGCCGCTGATGAAGCGTCTGCATAAAGCGTACGCTTCATCAGATCAGCCTGCTTATCCCTTCTTTGCTCCTTTAAATTTTGCATCAGGAAAAAGTAAACTTTGCGTTAAAAAATCATTCAAGGAAAAAATAAATGAAAGAGGCTAAAAATATCCTGAAAACATTTTCAGATCTTTTCCGGATTCCATTTTTTCAGGTAGTCAAAAACAGCTTTCAGCACAGCGTCAGGATTTTCTTCGAACATATAGTGACCGGTATCCGCCAGATGAACCAGCTCATACTGCTCGGCAGTGAAAGGAAGTGCATACTGATAAAACCCATAAGATACATTGCTGGCAATTCCCAATACAGGCACCGTTAATTTCTGATACCTTTTACCATCCTCAATATCCTGATGAAACGCCTGATACCAGGCATTAGATGCCCGGATGCGCTCGGGCTGATTGTAAACCGATGCATACACTTCTTTCTCAAAATCTGAAATTTTACGGTCGTCTGTCATTACGTAATGAAAGAGCCAATCGAGGAGATGACGGAAGCGGCCTTCCAGCAGTTTTTCAGGAAGTCCCTTAATTTGGTTGAATCCCATCCACCAGGTGTAAGGCTGCTCGGGATTGATTTTCTCGCCGAAAGTGCCCGGAGCAGGAATCAGCGGCATCTGCAGCATGCCTTCGCTGGGATGAAGCCCGTCGGCAAGGATCAGCCTGCTTACCGATTCCGGGAAGTTGTAGGCCAGGCTCATTGATACCATTCCGCCGATATCGTGGCCTAGTACCACAGCTTTCTTCAAACCAAGCTGTAAGATGAGTTCATGGATATCTGTAGCCATTGTCTTTTTATCATACCCGGATAAAGGTGTTGCAGAACTGCCCATTCCCCGGATATCGACTACGATAACACGGCAATGTTCTGAAAGTGGTAAAGCAATATTCCGGTAAGAATACCAGGTTTGTGGCCATCCGGGCAGACAGATGATCGGGATACCACTTCCTCCGTCTGCATAATGCAGGGAAGTCCCGTTTACGTCAATGCTATGGTTTTTGAATCCGTTCCAGTTTTGGATCAGAGATTCGTCGGTATATTGGTTTTCCATAAGATTTTTTATTTGAAATTGTTTGATGTTTGTTTTTTTTAAGGTTATGGGCTGTTTTTCAATAAAGCTGGAAAATGTTATTCCTGCAGACGAAAGTTATGGTCATTATGAAATGTTGATTCAGTGAAATCTGTCTGAATCTGCAATAACCAATCTTCAACAATTTTTTGACGCAAAGGCTGATTATTATTCCGGCTATTTCAAAGGGAAAAAAGCAAAGCGGAAAAGCCGCTAATAATGCGAACGGATCATGTCAGAGCTTCGTCAGATCAGCTTGCTGATCCATTCTTTGCTTCCTTTTATTATGCATCAGGCATAGCAAACTTTGGGTTAAAAAATAGCTAAGCAGAACCTTAAATTCAGACGCTCTTATATTTCCTGGACAGCTTCAGGATGAACTGAAAGGATTATCGTAAAGTTTCCTCAGCAGTCTGCCAGGAAAGATCCGGATACCGGTCATTATCCAGCTCTTGATGATGGGCGGCAAACATGCTGTAGAGATACTGCATCTGCTGCCAGGCCGGATATAACTCATGTTCCCCTTCAGGATGCGCTTTTCTCACCTTTTCAATCGTTTCTTTAAACTGATCCAGCGTTCCGTTATGCTCCAGCCGGAAAGGTGTACCGAATACCTTTTCGCTCAACGCTACAAAATCTTCAGGGCTGGCCCGGAATCCGGCAATA from Chryseobacterium sp. SORGH_AS_0447 includes these protein-coding regions:
- a CDS encoding SRPBCC family protein; amino-acid sequence: MFKIHLETVIHADIYKVFDLARDIDLHQKSTFRTGEKAIAGRTSGLIWQGETVTWKARHLGIVQTLTTKIVTMQKPDHFTDVMLQGAFRSMKHQHLFRHEGKNTIMTDIFEFESPFGIIGKIFNTLFLRNYMKKFLLERNRLIKSTAESVDLFDKKPTYIK
- a CDS encoding alpha/beta fold hydrolase, which produces MENQYTDESLIQNWNGFKNHSIDVNGTSLHYADGGSGIPIICLPGWPQTWYSYRNIALPLSEHCRVIVVDIRGMGSSATPLSGYDKKTMATDIHELILQLGLKKAVVLGHDIGGMVSMSLAYNFPESVSRLILADGLHPSEGMLQMPLIPAPGTFGEKINPEQPYTWWMGFNQIKGLPEKLLEGRFRHLLDWLFHYVMTDDRKISDFEKEVYASVYNQPERIRASNAWYQAFHQDIEDGKRYQKLTVPVLGIASNVSYGFYQYALPFTAEQYELVHLADTGHYMFEENPDAVLKAVFDYLKKWNPEKI
- a CDS encoding YqjF family protein — its product is MNFLKAEWRKLATINYEINPSLLLPYLPVGTQLDHYQGKCYVSLVGFMFLNTKLLGFSVPFHRNFEEVNLRFYVKKKEGDLWKRGVVFIKEIVPKPALSLIANSVYKENYTTRPMKNRIDQKEEGLLIKYSWKDKTWHSISITAENIPLPMKPDTEFEFITEHYFGFTKREDKTSEYEVCHPKWEYYEVKSHDLRVDFETLYGKDFECLNHQQPVSVMLAEGSEIQVKQKGPAEIIND